A region of the Nothobranchius furzeri strain GRZ-AD chromosome 13, NfurGRZ-RIMD1, whole genome shotgun sequence genome:
GAACAGCTGCTTCATGATTGGTTCCCAGATGGTCTGGTGGTTCTGctgctgacctctgaccccaGCCTTTTCCTGAGCTGAAACCTGAACCTTCTCTCACACTCTCTGAAGTAAATCGGTCATGGATCCGTGCTCGGAATGATTACCTGTCAGCTGGAGAACCCGGTCAGCACCATGACCCGTTACTGTGCCCTGTTCCGTCTGCTGCTGTCCAGAGAGAGTaaaggagaggaggaagaggaggacgaaGGCAGTGTTCACAGAGAGAGCAGCCAGCAGGGTGAGTCCTGATCCGAGAGCGAGAACCAGGTTCTGTCTGGACCAAGAGTCCCGTCAGGACCAGGATTGCACACCGTCCCATCAAAGATCCAGTTTGGTCCAATCTGAACCCTCACACTAGTTTTGGTTCTGGGCGCAGGTCCGTGTGTGGGTCAGGGCGATGCAAAAGACATGcaaattcatgtgtgtgtgtgtgtatgtgtgcgtgtgtgtgtgcacgtgcatgctcATATTATATCCTTATtgtcagggccgttgctagctattttggtgccctaagcacaaagtcttcgtggtgaccccccccccccccccgcagaaaaaaacaacacaataacacagtatgtgcaagcgcttcgccttaaattctctttaattctcttgtatgcacaaactgcttattatttacaaaaagtaggattgacatttacataatataacatacacaacacaggaactccatattgttattatttagaactatgtaacaggTCCACACACCACACATGTGGCACACGTGTTTCTCCAATGTAATTTTCAGATGCTTTTTCAGACccaggactcactctgccttcagaagtgctggctgtgggctgtgctcGGTCTGTCGGTGTACTTTACCAGTAcctggtcagggctgggtgatgttgtagaaggttcagacgtgatggctgacaactgatcgtgagctcttgaactgctggtggagggctgatctgaacttttggcgtgagctcctccttgaatgtacttgttcattgagcctgcattcaaacacaaaaagataatttgtcatattcattctataataaggtaaaagttttaaaccatggtaaaaaaaatactgcaatagattatttataggtttatattGGCTTATAAATCACTGGCGTGTGACATGACTAAACTCAAAACTATTTAACGTAGAACCCTAAGAATGTGCAGACCCTTTACCGATAACCATCGATCGATCCATTCCggttgatttcaaaataaaaatttgaAATAGAAAAAGCGAAGAGACGATCCAAAATGTATGAAACTCAGTTTAATgtgaaacaaaactaaaaacaaacaaacaaacaaacaataattGAATGAAGTCTTTTTGTGTCTTACTTATTATTTTGTCAATAATCTGTTTTCTTGTCAAAAAAACTGACTAagctttaaataaattaattaaactgTGAATTTAATGAAcatatccattcattcattcattcattcattcattcattcattcattcaacagaaatgttcttttttttctcAGATTTCAAACATTAGAACTTCCTTCTTTGTTTAGTTTGTTTCACTGAAAAGTTTTTAAAGTTTGAATGTTGAAGCAAAAACCGATGGCAGCAGCACCTCATGCCCCGTCCCTGTCCCTGTCCCCATCCCTGTCCTCGTCCCTGTCCTTGTCCCTGTCCTCATCCTCGTCCCTGTCCCTGTCCCTGTCCTTGTCCTCGTCCCTGTCTCCCCTGTCCCCATCCCTGTCCTCGTCCCTGTCCTTGTCCTCGTCCCCGTCCCTGTCTCCCCTGTCCCCATCCCTGTCCTCGTCCCTGTCCTTGTCCCTGTCCTCATCCTCGTCCCTGTCCTCGTCCCTGTCCTTGTCCTCGTCCCCGTCCCTGTCTCCCCTGTCCCCATCCCTGTCCTCGTCCCTGTCCTTGTCCCTGTCCTCATCCTCGTCCCTGTCCTCGTCCCTGTCCTTGTCCTCGTCCCCGTCCCTGTCTCCCCTGTCCCCATCCCTGTCCTCGTCCCTGTCCTTGTCCCTGTCCTCGTCCCTGTCCTCGTCCCTGTCCTTGTCCTCGTCCCTGTCCTTTTCCTCGTCCTCGTCCCTGTCCTTGTCCCTGTCCTTGTCCTCGTCCCCGTCCCTGTCTCCCCTGTCCCCATCCCTGTCCTCGTCCCTGTCCTTGTCCTCGTCCCTGTCTCCCCTGTCCCCATCCCTGTCCTCGTCCCTGTCCTTGTCCCTGTCCTCATCCTCGTCCCTGTCCTCGTCCCTTTCCTTGTCCTCGTCCCCGTCCCTGTCTCCCCTGTCCCCATCCCTGTCCTCGTCCCTGTCCTTGTCCCTGTCCTCATCCTCGTCCCTGTCCTCGTCCCTGTCCTTGTCCTCGTCCCCGTCCCTGTCTCCCCTGTCCCCATCCCTGTCCTCGTCCCTGTCCTTGTCCCTGTCCTCATCCTCGTCCCTGTCCTCGTCCCTGTCCTTGTCCTCGTCCCTGTCCTTTTCCTCGTCCTCGTCCCTGTCCTTGTCCTCGTCCCTGTCCTTGTCCTCGTCCCCGTCCCTGTCTCCCCTGTCCCCATCCCTGTCCTCGTCCCCGTCCTCATTCCCGTCCCTGTCTCTGTCCTCGTCCCCATCCCTGTCCCCGTCCTTGTCCCTGTCCTCATCCCGGTCCCTGTCCTCATCTGTCCTCGTCCTCGTCCCCGTCCTCATCCCCATCCCTGTCTCCCCTGTACCCATCCCTGTCCTCGTCCTTGTCCCTGTCCTTGTCCTCGTCCTTGTCCCTGTCCTCGTCCCTGTCCTCGTCCTCATCTCTGTCCTCGTCCTTGTCCTCGTCCCTTTCACTGCCCATTTGATTTTTATAGATTATAAATATCAGAGTTGAATCAGCTCTCAGTGTCTCACACCTCTTCAGGACCGACTGCTGCTCATAACTCacatacttacacacacacacacacacacacacacacacacacacacacacacacacacacacacacacacacacactggatgaATGGAAACTCTCAGCTCTTTGTCCTTCAGATAACCTGCTGAAGTGTTATTATTAAACTGAACTCATCAGAACAGAACCAGGTTCTCTTCGTCTCATGTTGCCCTGGAGTTCTGGCTCATGGGTCAGAGGGCCCGGGACATCAGGAAGAGGAACTCTGGTTCTGAACATGAGGAACAGGCCCTGCGTTGTTTCTGGACTAAATGAGAACTACAGAACCTGTTGGGTTTCATTAAATCCTGTGGCAACCAACGCTGCGGCCAAGTCTGACACAGTCCCATGTGACCCGGTTCTGATTCTTTCAGAACGTCAGTGTTAGTTCAGAAAAAAACTTTATTGAAATCAAACCAGGTCAGAACTGATCCAGAACCACCTGTACCTGATAAATGAAGGTCCTCGGGGATGGCAGTTTCCTGATGTTCTCGCAGTTCTCCTGATCTCCAGCAGGTGGCAGCGTTTCTTCACCCAAAACACTCGCTACACCTGATTGGTTTTAGGTAAGAGCCAATCAGAGTTCAGTTTGAGCTTCTAACTGTTTTCTGATGGGTTGCCCTCACACTTTTACCTAGAAGCAACAGATCGTAACGGCTGCTTGAACCGAATTCAGCTATTAATAAATGTTCACATTTACTTTAACTTAATGACAATTTTCATCATGCaaacgtttatttatttgtttaatttacatttagatttttattaaaACGCAGATTATGTCTCCGGTCTGGATGTTTAATCACCAAAGACAACAAGAAATCGGTTGGATTAAATAGTTTGGTCAAACCAGATTTAGGCTCAGATTATGAAggtttttctcctcttttttctgtgTTGatgcaacgtgtgtgtgtgtgtgtgtgtgtgtgtgtgtgtgtgtgtgtgtgtgtgtgtgtgtgtgtgtgtgtgtgtgtgtgcttgtgtgtgtgtgtgtgtgtgtgtgtgtgtgtgtgtgtgtgtgcttgtgtgtgtgtgtgtgtgtgtgtgcgtgtgtgagtgagtgtgtgtgtgtgtgtgtgtgtgtgtgtgtgtgtgtgtgtgtgtgtgtgtgtgtgtgtgtgtgtgtgtgtgtgcttgtgtgtgtgtgtgtgtgtgtgtgtgtgtgtgtgtgtgtgtgtgtgcatgtgtgagtgagtgtgagtgtgtgtgtgtgtgtgtgtgtgtgtgtgtgtgtgtgtgtgtgtgtgtgtgtgtgtgtgtgtgtgtgcgtgtgtgtgtgtgagtgtgtgtgtgtgcatgtgtgtgtgtgtgtgtgtgtgtgtgtgagtgtgcatgtgtgtgagtgtatgtgtgtgtgtgtgtgtgtgtgtgtgtgtgcttgtgtgtgtgtgtgtgagtgtgcatgtgtgtgagtgtatgtgtgtgtgtgtgtgtgtgtgtgtgtgtgcttgtgtgtgtgtgtgtgtgtgtgtgtgtgtgtgtgagtgagtgtgtgtgtgtgtgtgtgtgtgtgtgtgtgtgtgtgtgtgcttgtgtgtgtgtgtgtgtgtgtgtgtgtgtgtgcgtgtgtgagtgagtgtgtgtgtgtgtgtgtgtgtgtgtgtgtgtgtgtgtgtgcttgtgtgtgtgtgtgtgtgtgtgtgtgtgtgtgtgcgtgtgtgtgcgtgtgtgagtgagtgtgtgtgtgtgtgtgtgtgtgtgtgtgtgtgtgtgcgtgtgtgagtgagtgtgtgtgtgagtgagtgtatgtgtgtgtgtgtgtgtgtgcgtgtgtgcgtgtgtgtgtgtgtgtgtgtgtgtgtgtgtgtgtgtgcgtgtgtgtgcgtgtgtgagtgagtgtgtgtgtgtgtgtgtgtgtgtgtgtgtgtgtgtgtgtgtgtgtgcgtgtgcgtgtgtgtgtgtgtgtgtgtgtgtgtgtgtgtgtgtgtgtgtgtgtgcgtgtgtgagtgagtgtgtgtgtgagtgagtgtatgtgtgtgtgtgtgcttgtgtgtgtgtgtgtgtgtgtgtgtgtgtgtgcttgtgtgtgtgtgtgtgtgtgtgtgtgtgtgtgtgtgtgtgtgtgtgcgtgtgtgagtgagtgtatgtgtgtgtgtgtgtgtgtgtgtgtgtgcttgtgtgtgtgtgtgtgtgtgtgtgcgtgtgtgagtgagtgtgtgtgtgtgtgtgtgtgtgtatgtgtgtgtgtgtgtgcgtgtgtgtgtgtgtgtgtgtgtgtgagtgtgcatgtgcgtgagtgtgtgttttgGGTACAGTGGGAGTTGGGAGCTCTCCCAGCAGTTTAGTGTTCTCGTGACATTCTGATGTCCTCTGATGTGGCAGTTTGTTTATTGATAATGAAACATACCTGAACAATACTCTCTATCtgtcttgcacacacacacacacacacacacacacacacacacacacacctgctgagtGTTAACGGGATCGATGGTGGTATTAGATGGGAGTTATTAGACAAACTTTGTTCAGCAGAAACTGAATCTTTAATGACTCACCTGGAACTAAACACCACACACACTCTGCTGGTTCCACCAGAGGTCATGCAGTCAGATTTCATGAGAcgacagaggagttaagtgcggtGCATAACAGAAGGGTTGCAGGTTTGTCCCTGCTCAGACTGTCAGAGGCACTTCACCCGCCCTGCCTGCAGGGACCGGTGGAGCCTGCGCTCGGCAGgcttgccccagggcagctgtggctatgttgtagctcatcaccaccagaggtCTGAAGTGAATCGTTAATATAAACCTGAGGACTTTTGTGCCCAAATGGAGATCTAAACTAATCTTGCTCAAAGCGAGGACTCCCTGAGTGGATCGGTACCACCAGGACCCGATGATCAGATGCTGCTCTTCATCCTCTCCTGGGTCCTACGTCCCAGTGTGCATTCACGAGGACACAAATACACGACAGTAATTAacctggttctgctgctgggagTCCAGCCCTACATTCAGCCAGGTGGTGCGTTCACTGACACGTTGTTGCAGAAAACACCTCAAGGTCAGCTCTTTGAGATTAGACTGTATGGTTCCGCATGGATTAGGGGTTAATTTAATCCGTCTGCATGACAAAAGGTTTCCAGATTTAAATCTGAAATTTA
Encoded here:
- the LOC139062583 gene encoding protein starmaker-like; the protein is MGTGETGMGMRTGTRTRTDEDRDRDEDRDKDGDRDGDEDRDRDGNEDGDEDRDGDRGDRDGDEDKDRDEDKDRDEDEEKDRDEDKDRDEDRDEDEDRDKDRDEDRDGDRGDRDGDEDKDRDEDRDEDEDRDKDRDEDRDGDRGDRDGDEDKERDEDRDEDEDRDKDRDEDRDGDRGDRDEDKDRDEDRDGDRGDRDGDEDKDRDKDRDEDEEKDRDEDKDRDEDRDEDRDKDRDEDRDGDRGDRDGDEDKDRDEDRDEDEDRDKDRDEDRDGDRGDRDGDEDKDRDEDRDEDEDRDKDRDEDRDGDRGDRDGDEDKDRDEDRDGDRGDRDEDKDRDRDRDEDEDRDKDRDEDRDGDRDRDGA